One region of Rattus norvegicus strain BN/NHsdMcwi chromosome 13, GRCr8, whole genome shotgun sequence genomic DNA includes:
- the Tagln2 gene encoding transgelin-2 isoform X1: MANRGPSYGLSREVQQKIEKQYDPDLEQILIQWITTQCRKGVSQPQPGRENFQNWLKDGTVLCELINSLYPEGQAPVKKIQASTMAFKQMEQISQFLQAAERYGINTTDIFQTVDLWEGKNMACVQRTLMNLGGLAVARDDGLFSGDPNWFPKKSKENPRNFSDNQLQEGKNVIGLQMGTNRGASQAGMTGYGMPRQIL; this comes from the exons ATGGCCAACAGGGGACCTTCGTATGGCCTGAGCCGAGAGGTGCAGCAGAAGATTGAGAAGCAGTACGACCCAGATCTGGAGCAGATCCTGATCCAGTGGATTACCACTCAGTGCCGGAAGGgtgtgagccagccccagccaGGGCGGGAGAACTTCCAGAACTGGCTCAAGGATGGCACG GTGCTGTGCGAGCTCATTAATTCACTATATCCTGAGGGGCAGGCCCCAGTAAAGAAGATCCAGGCCTCTACGATGGCCTTCAAGCAGATGGAGCAGATCTCTCAGTTCCTGCAAGCAGCCGAGCGTTATGGCATTAACACCACGGACATCTTCCAGACTGTGGATCTCTGGGAAG GAAAGAACATGGCTTGTGTGCAGCGGACACTAATGAACCTGGGTGGGCTGGCAGTAGCCAGGGACGATGGGCTCTTCTCTGGGGACCCCAACTGGTTTCCTAA GAAATCCAAGGAGAACCCTCGGAACTTCTCGGACAACCAGTTGCAAGAGGGCAAGAATGTGATTGGGTTACAGATGGGCACCAACCGTGGAGCCTCTCAGGCTGGCATGACTGGCTATGGGATGCCCAGGCAGATCCTCTGA